In Miscanthus floridulus cultivar M001 chromosome 8, ASM1932011v1, whole genome shotgun sequence, the sequence AAAGCTCACGGACAAGCTCCAACTGCAGAAACATAGCAAAGTGAATTCACATAGATAGTCCAGTAGATAAAATTAGTTTTCTTTCTCCAGAAGTGCAAAAAGTTTGAGCAATACCCTGGTTTTATATTACTTAGTAAAGAAAGTCCATTCAGCTTTAAATTAATCTCGATTGGAAGCTTTACAAATTCTACAAATGGAATCAGACTTACCTAGAAATTTCAGTATATATTAGATAATACCCAAAAATATGATAACACTAGCTTTAAgtcccttcaaaaaaaaagatctGGGCAATAAACACTATACTTCTAGATAATAGCTTCACAAGAGATCCCAGTTATCACAGTTAACAACTATTATGAATTACATCTAACAACAACTACTACCAAAAGGTAAACAGCCAGGTGTTATGATCAAAAGAATAAACCCACATGGAATACTGTACCCATTTCACAAGAAAAAATAGGGAATTAATCCAACTAACCTTCCGCCACCAGTTTCTTGATGCTTTATCACCCTCCACCAATTTCAGCGATACTGCATCAAGCCCAGTCATGTCCCACTTCCTACCACTCTCATTATTGCTATGCTCATTTGACCGCATGAAAACTGTATCACTACCTTGCCATAGGCCACCAAGTGTGCTCGACTCAAGTTCTGGTGTTAGATCGCCATCCCCAGCATTACCAATATTTCCCATCTCTTCTAGAGCAATATTTCCAGATAGTTTAGCATCTTCATCTATCTCCTTCTCAGTATCTCCAGACAACTTAATCTCTGATGTTCCTAAAAGATCTAAAGGCTCTTTTGTCTTATTCCAGTGGCATGCCATATCAAATGAACCATTTTTTGGCAAATAAACTACACGGTTGTCACCATCCTCCCATATTTTGTCCTTGCCTTTATTCAAAAATATCACAAACTTGAACTCCAAGTGTTTCTCCAGGGAGATCAAGCTGGCAGACCCAACCATTTGGTGTCCAATCCATCTCAACCTGACTCTTCCATGAACCGAGCTCTTTTGTCGAACCAATAATGCCAACATGCTCACCAAACATAACCTGGTGATCTAGACAAACACGAAGACGCACTATATCCTGCTTTGAAGGATCTATTTGTTTTTTCTCCTTTGTTCTGTAGAATAAAAATAGTGAGTGTAGCCAACAAACTCTACTGGAATCAGACTTTCAGAACTCAGAGAGTTGCATGTGTGTAAGAGCAGAATTTGCAAGTAACTGCTTCATCTTTTCTGCTGTATAATGATTATAGGCCAGAGAAGAAAAATATATTGTAAAGAAACAACTGTGACGAGATCCATGGAGTAGTTCATAAAAGGTGATCTACTTGTCATACATCAATGCATATGGGCAGAAGACATCACATTAAGTAGTAAATGGAAAGCTAGGCATGGAATTTCATTTAGAGTCATTTGTATTAATTGAAAAAAATATAAAACTGATCAAAATGTACAATGAACCAGCATTGAATTGAATTACAATACTTTTATCAAATCAAATGAGTTCCGATAAGTATATTCTGGCAACGTTACAATTAATCCAATTATCTAACTACACATGTTTGAATACTTCTAATTTACTCAAAGTACTATTTTAGTAGTGTTTGGTTggtgggactgaaaggctatgtcgtCGTCGTTGTTGTTGTACTATTTTAGTAGTGTTTGGTTGGTGAGATGGGGTGGGACTGGGATGGAGGTGGGGCGATCCCTCTTTTGTGCTGGTTGGTTGAGGCAAGACTGAGATAAGACCGTCCCACCTGGAAATATGCGTTGTTGATGCCGTGACTCGGGTCCCTCTTTTTTGGACGGACAGAGTCGTCCTCCCTGGGATTCGCGGGCGCACGGGGAAGATGAGCGAGGACGCAAGCGGGGCAGCGAGCGGTGGCGCAGGCGGGTGAGCTCCGGCGCCGGCCATGCCGCGCGGTTCACCTCTGCCGCCAGCCAGCGAGAGGTCGAACGGTCGCAGCGACGCCATCAGTCTTCCTCCTAATCCTCGCAGCGACGGTGTCGCCTCGCTTGTCCCAACGGGGGCCgactttgagagagagagagagagagagagagtaggagGCAGTGGCCTCGGGGCGGGGCAgggcggggcggggcgcggcGCGAGAAGGGCGGTGATGGCAGCGGAACGTGTGGACGTGGTTTCGGTGGCCCTTTTTAGGGGCCGTTTGGATTGCAGGATTTTTGTAGGATTTTTGGAGGGTGCCGTTCCCAAGGAAAGGAAGTACGTGGATGTGTTTGGAACAAGGGAAAGGAGATTTCTGTTCTGGAGGAAAGGAAATGAGCTACATGCATTTCACAGGAAAAAAAGCATCCGGTCAGAACCAATGGAAATCTCTCTGGCGCTTATCAGGCTGCATGTGCTCTTCCCGCCTTGGATAGAGAGAGCAGATAAGAAGATAACAACGTCCAGGAGAGAGAATGGATGTAGTTAATGAATACAGTACACCTGCTAAAGTAAAAGATCGACGAGCAGGAGAGCAGATAAGAAGATAACATGTTACAATTCCTATGTTTATAAATTCTTGTGTTCCAAACGGCCTAAATTTTCTATTCCTGTGTTTTGAAATCCCGTAGTTTTTCACTTTTCATCATATCTTATTCATGTGTTTTTTCCTATTCCTACATTTTAgattccttcgttccaaacaggccctatggGTGAAAGTGTTGCGGATTCGGGATGAACCAGCCACAGACAACGTGAAACCCGCTCAAAGAGTGTCCAGCGGCAAAAATCTTTTCGGTGTCCACGAGCAAATTTGTCTCAAACTAGTGTCAAGCAGGAAAGCAACTTCTTTCGATGTCTGCTGGCAAAGCAACTTCACTTTCAATGTCCTGCAACCAATTTTTTCTAAAAGTAAATGGATTCTTGAACTCCTACATAATTTGTATGAAAATCCTGCCTTCCAAAGAGATCCTAAGCCTAAACACAGTTAAGCGAATCTGAGCTCAAGTGTCCTCCAAGATCAAAGAGATCGGCTTTGAGTTCAAGTGGCCTCCAAGATGTCTGGATGAATGGATCAGGCCGGGCACAGCACAAGACCGAGGAACCTTGGAAAACCCGATTCCACGTCAACTTTATATAATCGGAAGAAGCTTCAATCTGTAGATCAGTCTGTTACATTTTGTTCAATCAAAAATATACAGACCATGGTGAGTCCATAAATGATGCTCCCTccaacacacaaaaaaaaaagaatacaacTATCGCTTTTCAAGAAGTTGAAcagttttaagtttgatcaaatctaTTTACACAATACTAGTATTTTATAATAAGTACCATTAAATttaatcatgaaatatatttttatataataaacatatttggaggcataaatattgatattgttTTTATGAACTTAATCAGACTTTTCCCGAGTGCGGGAGTCAGAGCATCCATTTCATTCGTTTAGGTGGGGAAGAGGAAATGCTTGAACATTTGACTGATGAGCAAGATCCCAACACAGTATTTACATGCCAGATGAGCAGGGTACACCATTATGTATAAAGAACTAGGTTTTCCCTAAAGCCAGATGAGCAGGGTACATCCTTATGTACACAGAATAGCGTGCTGTCGTCTCCAGCTAAAGTGAGTACGGGTGCCCGCTATTCAGCACTCTGCGAATGGCATCGGTGTTCCATCCAAATACAGAATCCGAGCTGTCAACACGTCCAAGGAAAAGGGGTCACCTGGAGATCGAGATATATGTAGAGAATCTTAACAAAAAATTGTTTGGGCTAACTAAGGATGGGCCTTATCACACAGACCGACCGATAGCAAATATAAGACTCACCTTGGGATCATGATCTCGTGATTGAAAATTCTGTCAGGGATGGCAGGAATGTGGTCCTTTTTCTCATTGGCGAAGTTTATGATCTGGAATAGCACTTTGTTAATCGACGACTCCAATGCAGCACGCCTTGTGCTGGTCTCCTCCAGGGCATTCGCTATGAGCATATTGCACAAAATGTTACTGCTACATTCAATATGTTTATTTATGACAGCCTCACGAAGGCCATGAAACTTTAGTTAACCAAATTACCTCCGATGTTTGTCAGCCCTTTGGAGCTGTTTGACTTGCTGTATCTTTTTGGGCTCATGACATGCAAATTGATGAACCATTGCTCCCAATAAATGCGCTCTGTTTTGTTGACAAACCAACCTGGGTGTCTGTGTTTCTCGTCGAAGAAGGAGAGGCATACCTGAGATATTCAGTTCAGCCACTAATCTTAATCAGAAGAAAGATGACATAGTTCAGCAGCAACAGAAGGAAACTGCAGCATAATATCAAAATCGTTAATTGTTGTAGTTCAGACCTGGCTTCTGCGATTTGGGTGTTTCTCCACCCAAGCAGTGAACTGGCCTATCTTTTCATCAACTTCCTTTTCTAGTTCCGGTAGACCACATTGTACCTAAACACATGAAAACATCGAAGTAAGCAGTGGCAAAGAAAATGCAACTGAAAGAAAGTTATTAGACTGCAACAAGCAAGGTAATCATATTTGGACAATACATCAGTTCATCGTGGTTAAGTTGGAAACTGATACAGAGAAAGCAACTTGCTGAAACGCTTGTTGAAAGTTATACAGTGTATCTACCTATATCTATGTATCTATATCTATTCTATGATATAAAAGAGCGAATGAATTGAAAATACATCTTACCCAAAAGTTTTTACCCACTCTATATTAGAACCCTCGGATCAATCAGGTATCTCTAAATCTAACGGTGCAAACTAATCTGTCAGTGGGCCATCAACGCACTTACAGTCACCATTGAGAGTCTTACACATTCCTGCTGTGCAATTCAGCTCCCGCCGCCGTCCCCATACCAGTCTTTTTTCACCGAATAATTTTTTACCCACCCGCGTACACGCAACGCCCCTCCCGTGCGCTTCTCTCCCTCCCTAGATGTAAATCACTGTCATCCATCATTCCTTCTAGAATCTAGAGAACTCTTCTATCTACTGCCTCttctcttcctttcccttgtgCTCGCCGACACAAGGGTTCCGTGCCCGCGGTGATGGAGGATAGACCAGCGTGTGCCAGAGGGCGTGGAAGAGAGAGCAGCGCCACCTGCTTGAGTAAGCTTTGGATTTCTAACACACAAAACAAGAGTTGTTGCCCACAGCACATATTAATCTGTTGACCACTTGTCTCTGTTGATTCTAAATTTTACAACTACACATTAAAATCAGTTAGCTCCTTTTGATTCTGGTTTACCGAAAAGTAGATCTCAATTAGACCTGACAATGGATTTGGATCATCCAAAATCTAAATGGACTCAACCTACTTTGGATTTAATTGGATGGATGTTGTTTGAGCCTGGACATTCTTTCCATGATCCAAACGCATTGGATTGGTTTGGATAGAAAGAGCTGGATATCCAAATATCCATTGGACcttctcccctctcctcccaGTGCCTCTCCCAGGTGGGCAGCAGCACCTCCACCGCGGCATCTCCAGCTTCCAGCAGTTGCTCGTGGCATCGTCTTCCTCCGGCTGTTCCTGCTACTGCGGCGATGCCTGCGGCCTAATAAGTGCGTGTTGATATGCTTCTCCAGCTTGCCGGATCACGTCTGCGTACCTTGGCCGCCTTTGCCGTTTACGGCGTCGACGCGCTCTGGCTTAAGTCGTCATTGCTCATGGCCCCAGGTGCTGTTGGCCTCCgctggtgcagcgaggatcgtctgAGACTGGAACACCACCTGGTTAGGCTGCACGAGCACCAGTGGCGATCACGTCCATGATGGCATCCCACTGCTTCTCTGCCTCCGTCCCTGGAGATGTCTGTTATAGCCCAGGAGGGTGGCCATATACTGAAGAAGAGACGCGGGATGAAGCAGGCATGTCTACTGCTGGGGACCCGACAACGTCATCACGTGAGCTGAGACGGGCAAGACATCCATGTGTTCGCGTATCCGGGCCACAATGGGCGTGATCCATAGGAGCTAGAGCCAGCTGCGCTGCTTGGACACGCCACCGGCAGAGCCAGATGAAAAAGGGGAGAGACGTGAGCGAGAAAGGTAGCAATTGTATTACCAAAACTCTGAACCCCTCTAAGAACAGACCTCCTTCCGCCTGCTCCTCGTGTTCTTCCGGGTTCTTCCCTTTCTCGATCCGATTCTTGCTTCTACTCCTTCTACCCTAACAATGTCGAACAAGGTTGGTGACGCCGGCAAGCTGGAACGGGCTGCTGGAATGGTGAGTACCTCGGGGACGGAAGTATTTGGACGATTGGATTGGATTTGGATTGACGAGGTACTGGACTGGATTTTCTGTGCATGACAACAGTTTGGATTGGATGCATGCCTCACTAGTTGGATTCCTTTTGAACTGAGTTGATTGGGTGCGGATGCTAATCCACTTCCAGGTCTAATCTCAATATTAGTAACAGTAATACTGAACCATGGCTCATGGCTACAGCTAAGTGAAGCATTACAATGACAGACCAATTTGATTGGCCATAATAATACGAGGAAAGAGAAGACAGGCATTCTTGCCCACCGCTAGACAGTCGTATAATATGTGAAATGCCAGGAAACACTGtagtcacagatttgggttcCAGACATGTTCTTAAATAATCCTAGGTCGCATCTTCTTGTAACATACTAACTTTAGAACACTCAATTATTGGGTCTTTGGAAAAGTTATGTCAACTGACGAATATAGGTTACATTTTCTCTTGAAACAAAATCTGGCTTTAGAACCATATATTGTGAATATAAGTAGTGGTGAAAATTGCAGTTGGGAGTCTGTGAAACAGTGAAAGCATCAATAATTTTCAAATGGAAGTagtaaatatacaaatatatagtTACTTAAAGCACAACATTGTATACCTTGACCATGGAAACAAACCCAGATCTTAATGCAGGGAAATACTCACATAAGTGATCTCAAGGAAATCACAGTCAACATCTTTGGGGCGAACCAGGCTGAGGGTTCTATGGAAGAATATGGTGTGCAAAATGCCTGCAGCACAGTTCATATTTACCATATCCATTAGCAGGTGCTATTGTAGTATAAAAGAACACAGAGAAATACTCCAATTTCTTCTTACTACTAATAGAAGGACCTGAAGTTAAGAAAGAtaaggcatcctcagagaaatcTCATGAAGTCATCTAAGTGATGAGTGCAGTTACTAATAATCAGGGCGAGTATAAAGGTTAACTATCTGTAGAATGGAAGGAGCTCAAGAACATAGAAAGAACTCACAGCAGCAAGGACTCTGGAACCAAGATAAGCACAACAAAGTAGTGAAAAATACACAACATAGTGTTGTGTCGTATAATAATATGATCTTCTGCAGAGAGTCAACTCCACTATTAGCCCAATTTTTGTTAAGCTTCCACTGCCATACATCCATACAGCATTTAAATTTCCCCATGGGGGAAACCTAGGTGAAATCCACTAGTTAACCATCATCATGATTTCAAAACTGCAACATGAAATTACTCTATTCCAAAAATTATTGGAACCATAACAACAAAGAAACATGTGAATGAATACAGTACATTAGAAGCATGTGAATGAATACAGTACATTAGGGTTTCCGTGTCGTGTCAATAGAGAGCAATTTGTTGAGGTAATAAAAGACCCCTTTTAACGAAGATAGAGAGATGGCAAGGGGTGCGAAAAACTAAGATCTGAGCACTCACATCGCAGCACATCCCTGATCTCCGTCGGTTCCAGCTCCTGCGGCCCAAAcaaccagaaaaaaaaaaaaaagaattcgtCAAAATAAGCGACGAGAAAGCAAGCAAAAGAACCGTAGTGAAACCGAGGCAGGGCTTAGGATCGGTATCAGACCAGCTCCTTCAGCTGACAGGTCTCGCAGTTCATCTCCGCTCGCCGCTGCGGATCGGGGCAGAAAAATCAATCCAAGCAAGCCAGGCTTTCTCACCAGCAGGTGAAGCAATCGGTCAGAACCGGATGGATCTGCGATTCCAGTAGTTGGAGTAGGGGGGAGGGGAGCGGAACTGCGGAAGAGGTCGAGGGTTGCGAGAGCCGAGAGAGGAAGTCGAGGAGGCGTGCATCAGTTCAGAAGATGTGTTCATCGGAGGtgtattttcttttgtttttccaAAGAGTTCTTTTTTCCGAAATAAGTTTTTTCAAAACTTAAGATAATGGCCACAGGGAGTTCCAAATACGAATCAGACAGTTCACttttagacaaaaaaaaaaaaaaaaaaaaactgagaacAGAACCGAACCAAAATGTCGgtttttcggttcggtttcggtttttGATTCTGAAAATTACGGTTTTTTTTAGCTCGGTGCTCGGTTTGTACGTCCAACCGAACCGTAAGGATTCATTGACTCCCTCTCTCTGGCCAGCGTACAAGGACTCCCTCCGTCTCGGCGGTCTCGTGCGCACCAAGGCCCAGCTAAAGGCCCACTCGACCACTCCCCACCCGTCCCGACTCTAGTAGTCAGTTGACCCT encodes:
- the LOC136471686 gene encoding autophagy-related protein 101-like isoform X1; this translates as MNCETCQLKELELEPTEIRDVLRCILHTIFFHRTLSLVRPKDVDCDFLEITYVQCGLPELEKEVDEKIGQFTAWVEKHPNRRSQVCLSFFDEKHRHPGWFVNKTERIYWEQWFINLHVMSPKRYSKSNSSKGLTNIGANALEETSTRRAALESSINKVLFQIINFANEKKDHIPAIPDRIFNHEIMIPSSDSVFGWNTDAIRRVLNSGHPYSL
- the LOC136471686 gene encoding autophagy-related protein 101-like isoform X2; this translates as MNCETCQLKELELEPTEIRDVLRCILHTIFFHRTLSLVRPKDVDCDFLEITYVQCGLPELEKEVDEKIGQFTAWVEKHPNRRSQVCLSFFDEKHRHPGWFVNKTERIYWEQWFINLHVMSPKRYSKSNSSKGLTNIGANALEETSTRRAALESSINKVLFQIINFANEKKDHIPAIPDRIFNHEIMIPR